One segment of Aquimarina sp. BL5 DNA contains the following:
- a CDS encoding YHYH protein, producing MATIFGLFIVVITFIACSSDDNNINTTDDDGTVVELHAAFAEFDTDETDIYLEGSNVVIETTGRPNHTSSYWGEGNALYIEEPNVAATPSLIPNFDGSATLRVSTDPQLANNTTATSLGSIGIAISGAALFNDQEGNGALDQAAASLDYSGGHIGPAEYHYHLEPRAWSDDDEDLIGIIADGFFIYGRKCNSTGTYPTDLDTSGGHTSTTQHADEAEYHYHIINELYSTTGSYIVFAGPYNGTPNAIN from the coding sequence ATGGCTACAATATTTGGATTATTTATAGTCGTTATCACTTTTATAGCTTGTAGTAGCGATGATAACAATATAAATACTACAGATGATGATGGAACAGTTGTCGAACTTCATGCAGCCTTTGCTGAGTTTGATACAGACGAAACTGATATTTATCTAGAAGGATCCAATGTGGTTATAGAAACTACAGGAAGACCGAATCATACTAGTTCTTATTGGGGAGAAGGCAATGCGCTATATATAGAGGAACCTAATGTTGCAGCAACACCAAGTTTGATTCCGAATTTTGATGGATCTGCTACTTTAAGGGTTTCTACAGATCCACAATTGGCGAATAATACAACAGCTACATCTCTTGGATCTATTGGGATTGCGATAAGCGGAGCTGCACTTTTTAATGACCAAGAAGGTAATGGAGCTTTAGATCAAGCTGCAGCATCTTTAGATTATTCAGGAGGACATATTGGGCCTGCAGAATATCATTATCATTTAGAGCCAAGAGCTTGGTCGGATGATGATGAGGATCTTATAGGAATCATTGCAGATGGTTTCTTTATTTATGGTAGAAAGTGTAATTCTACGGGAACATATCCAACAGATTTAGATACCTCTGGAGGTCATACAAGCACAACTCAGCATGCAGATGAGGCTGAATATCATTATCATATTATCAATGAACTATATTCTACCACAGGTAGTTATATTGTTTTTGCTGGACCATATAATGGAACTCCAAATGCAATTAATTAA
- a CDS encoding EF-hand domain-containing protein, which produces MLRRNKINLGMVIGLVIFMVSCTSNAQSKDEKQRRQKPPSIEEVFKIMDADEDGKLSKEEVKGPLKRDFSKIDTDEDGFITKEELEKAPKPERKGPPKREQ; this is translated from the coding sequence ATGTTGAGAAGAAACAAAATTAATTTAGGAATGGTAATAGGATTGGTAATTTTTATGGTGTCTTGTACATCCAATGCTCAATCTAAAGATGAAAAACAAAGAAGGCAAAAACCTCCAAGTATAGAAGAAGTATTTAAGATTATGGATGCTGATGAAGATGGAAAATTATCTAAAGAAGAAGTAAAAGGACCATTAAAAAGAGATTTTTCTAAAATCGACACTGATGAAGATGGGTTTATTACAAAAGAAGAGTTAGAGAAAGCTCCTAAACCAGAAAGAAAAGGTCCTCCAAAGAGAGAACAATAG
- a CDS encoding sensor histidine kinase, with protein sequence MSRSKRFFFQILLWLTVWIILSFGQVDNHRLFIENLLVFGFQVFLIAGLIFYLSEKFLFKKKYVLFLVISISAIGICTFISSNLFSPPRMPPIEELRRLPRRPPSKFLITLLFLTISYVIATFIETFLFAQKKEEETIRSKNENLQTELKLLKSQINPHFLFNSLNNIYALSVMDSDKTQQSISYLSNMLRYVLYECERQLVPLEKEITYIENYIKLFSLKSSKPYPIQTDFNVSDNNLMIAPMLFIPFIENAFKHSNIEKPNGSFIDIRINVSTQSIVFKIENSIPKEKVQKDKVGGIGLENVKKRLSILYPEIHQLEIDESEEKFKVMLNIKFIDNA encoded by the coding sequence ATGAGTAGATCAAAAAGATTCTTTTTTCAAATACTTTTATGGTTAACAGTTTGGATAATTCTATCATTCGGTCAAGTCGACAATCATAGATTGTTTATTGAAAATTTGTTAGTGTTTGGCTTTCAGGTTTTTCTTATCGCTGGTCTTATATTTTATCTTTCAGAGAAATTTTTGTTTAAGAAAAAGTATGTACTTTTTTTAGTGATTTCTATTTCGGCTATAGGAATATGCACATTCATTTCTTCTAATCTATTCTCCCCTCCAAGAATGCCTCCTATCGAAGAATTAAGACGTTTACCAAGAAGACCTCCATCTAAGTTTTTAATTACATTATTGTTCTTAACCATTTCGTATGTAATTGCTACATTTATTGAAACTTTTTTATTTGCTCAGAAAAAAGAAGAAGAAACTATCCGAAGTAAAAATGAGAACCTTCAGACAGAACTTAAGCTTCTTAAATCGCAGATCAATCCGCATTTCTTATTTAATTCTCTCAATAATATTTATGCGCTTTCAGTAATGGATTCGGATAAAACACAACAGAGTATTAGTTACTTATCTAATATGCTGCGATATGTGTTATATGAATGTGAACGACAACTAGTACCACTCGAAAAAGAGATTACTTATATCGAAAACTATATCAAGTTGTTTTCTTTAAAAAGCAGTAAGCCATATCCAATACAAACAGACTTTAATGTTTCTGATAATAATTTAATGATAGCTCCAATGCTATTTATTCCTTTTATTGAAAATGCTTTTAAACATAGTAATATTGAGAAGCCTAATGGTTCCTTTATAGATATTAGAATCAATGTTAGTACTCAGAGCATTGTGTTTAAAATTGAGAATAGTATTCCAAAAGAAAAGGTCCAGAAAGATAAGGTTGGTGGAATTGGACTAGAAAATGTTAAAAAAAGATTGAGTATATTATATCCTGAAATTCATCAATTAGAAATTGATGAATCCGAAGAGAAATTTAAGGTTATGTTGAACATAAAATTTATTGATAATGCTTAA
- a CDS encoding LytTR family DNA-binding domain-containing protein: MLKCLIIDDEELARALLKTYINKLDYIDIVGSFENPIDAMESFKDESIDVVFLDIQMPELKGTDFAKIIPSSTQIIFTTAYSEYALEGFELNALDYLLKPITFDRFLVAINKIKKNITFTDIEETITIKSGYDLHKIKYSDILYIESDSEYVVFNTINKKIMSYQTLKSLNETLPNSSFMRVHRSFIVNKHKVTALKGKDLFLSETKIPVSSSYYELVKEQLF, encoded by the coding sequence ATGCTTAAATGCCTCATAATAGATGATGAAGAATTAGCGAGAGCTCTTCTAAAAACTTATATAAATAAGTTAGATTACATTGATATAGTTGGTTCGTTTGAAAACCCAATTGACGCTATGGAATCTTTTAAAGATGAATCAATAGATGTGGTTTTCTTAGATATTCAAATGCCAGAATTAAAAGGAACTGATTTTGCGAAAATAATCCCTTCATCTACTCAAATAATTTTTACAACTGCCTATTCAGAATATGCACTAGAAGGTTTTGAGTTAAATGCATTAGATTACTTACTAAAACCTATCACTTTTGATCGTTTTTTAGTTGCCATAAATAAGATTAAAAAAAATATCACATTCACAGATATCGAAGAGACTATTACGATAAAATCAGGGTATGATTTACACAAAATTAAGTATAGTGATATTCTTTATATCGAAAGTGATAGTGAATATGTTGTTTTCAATACAATCAATAAAAAAATAATGAGCTATCAAACCTTAAAATCTCTTAATGAAACATTACCAAATAGTTCATTTATGAGAGTGCATCGTTCATTCATAGTCAACAAGCATAAAGTCACAGCATTAAAAGGAAAAGATCTTTTCTTATCAGAAACCAAAATACCTGTAAGCTCTAGCTATTATGAACTAGTTAAAGAGCAATTGTTTTAA
- a CDS encoding Ig-like domain-containing protein: MQAQSSLEFVFTKNQILIKNNKLQEGRILVFKGEISEDKLGYSTPILGKTLKTNEGILFTPVVPFGWDQKYTLVYNHIIEYFKLTIPENYESLSVTEIYPSAPILPSNLLKLYIRFSKPINTAFVYDHIRFINLAGDTLSRTILPLENPLISDDRRLLTIWIEPGRQKRGLGPNKELGAVFNKETYRLIVTKDIKDINGVSMQEDFIHSFCIGNTDRIKPTINDWKIGIPKINSISKLLIQCSESLDYGSVQGNIHIVDKSMQEIKGTWQLLEQETILSFQPREAWKKGDYQILCNPEIEDLAGNNLSRLFDTEIKKTSNQETTNQQYSLEFSIN, from the coding sequence ATGCAAGCTCAGTCATCTCTTGAATTTGTATTTACTAAAAACCAGATTCTAATTAAAAACAACAAATTACAAGAAGGAAGAATTCTTGTATTTAAAGGTGAGATTTCTGAAGATAAATTAGGTTATTCTACTCCAATTCTAGGAAAAACCCTTAAAACAAATGAAGGAATTCTATTTACACCAGTAGTCCCATTTGGATGGGATCAAAAATATACTTTAGTATATAATCATATTATAGAATATTTCAAACTAACGATTCCTGAAAATTATGAATCTCTCTCAGTAACAGAAATATATCCCTCCGCTCCCATCCTACCCTCTAATCTTTTAAAGTTATATATCAGATTTTCAAAACCAATTAACACTGCTTTTGTGTATGATCACATTAGATTCATCAACCTTGCCGGAGATACATTATCAAGAACTATACTTCCATTAGAAAATCCACTTATTTCTGATGATAGAAGACTCTTAACCATATGGATAGAGCCAGGAAGACAGAAACGAGGTCTAGGGCCAAATAAAGAATTAGGAGCTGTTTTTAACAAAGAAACTTATCGCTTAATAGTTACAAAAGACATAAAAGATATAAACGGAGTTTCTATGCAAGAAGATTTTATACATTCTTTTTGTATAGGAAATACTGATCGCATAAAACCAACTATAAATGATTGGAAAATAGGTATTCCTAAAATTAATTCTATATCAAAGTTATTAATTCAATGTAGTGAATCTTTGGATTATGGTAGTGTTCAAGGTAATATTCATATAGTTGATAAGAGTATGCAAGAAATAAAGGGTACATGGCAATTATTAGAACAAGAAACTATACTATCATTCCAACCAAGAGAAGCTTGGAAAAAAGGTGATTATCAAATTTTATGTAATCCAGAGATTGAAGATTTAGCGGGTAACAACCTAAGTCGTTTATTTGATACAGAAATCAAAAAAACTTCTAACCAAGAAACTACTAATCAACAGTATTCATTAGAATTTTCCATAAATTAA
- a CDS encoding DUF2147 domain-containing protein: MRLTLLLLLTCICISSIKPETYIGKWRIEGGSIIEIYKDGDRFFGKINKRAKKPISNLNGLDNKNPNLELRQRQLLGIDILNDLSFEDGELSGGTIYNADSGKTYTVKVWIDSDNTDLCYIRAYKGILFKTFEAKRVKN, encoded by the coding sequence ATGAGATTAACCCTACTTCTCTTATTAACCTGTATTTGTATATCATCTATAAAACCCGAAACTTATATCGGGAAATGGCGCATAGAGGGTGGTTCTATAATAGAGATCTATAAAGATGGAGATCGTTTTTTTGGAAAAATCAATAAACGAGCAAAAAAACCTATCTCAAATCTTAATGGTTTAGATAATAAAAATCCCAATCTTGAACTTAGACAACGTCAGTTATTAGGAATAGATATTCTTAACGACCTAAGTTTTGAAGACGGAGAATTATCTGGAGGGACTATCTATAATGCAGATAGCGGAAAAACGTATACTGTAAAAGTATGGATTGATTCGGATAATACAGATTTATGTTACATAAGAGCTTATAAAGGCATACTATTTAAGACCTTTGAAGCGAAAAGAGTGAAAAACTGA
- a CDS encoding aldehyde dehydrogenase family protein — protein MSIARPTPKGKVRRPDFKDQYNNYIGGKWTAPVKGQYFDNISPVDGTSFTKIARSTSEDIELAIDAAWKAAPEWNNSSATFRSNCLLKIADVIENNLDILARAETWDNGKALRETLAADIPLAVDHFRYFAGVIRAEEGSASELDSNTVSINILEPLGVVGQIIPWNFPILMATWKIAPALAAGNCIVLKPAEQTPVGIMILMELIEGILPEGVLNVVNGFGIEAGKPLASSTRIKKVAFTGETTTGQLIMQYASKNITPVTLELGGKSPNIFFESIMEADDNFFDKCIEGAVLFALNQGEVCTCPSRILIQESIYERFIARIIERTEAIQLGHPLDPETMMGAQASNDQYEKILHYINIGKDEGCEVLSGGKAAYVEGLENGYYIEPTLLLGNNKMRVFQEEIFGPVACVTTFKDEAEAIEIANDTLYGLGAGVWTRDMHQAYQISRAVQAGRVWVNCYHTYPAHAPFGGYKKSGIGRENHKMMLNHYRQTKNMLISYDKKPLGFF, from the coding sequence ATGAGTATTGCAAGACCAACCCCAAAAGGTAAGGTAAGAAGACCTGACTTCAAAGACCAATATAACAACTACATCGGTGGAAAATGGACCGCTCCTGTTAAAGGTCAATATTTTGACAACATTTCTCCGGTTGATGGAACCAGCTTCACCAAAATTGCTAGGTCAACTTCAGAAGATATTGAATTGGCAATTGATGCAGCATGGAAAGCCGCTCCTGAATGGAACAACTCCTCTGCAACATTTCGAAGCAATTGTTTACTTAAAATTGCTGATGTAATCGAAAATAACCTAGATATACTAGCAAGAGCTGAAACCTGGGACAACGGAAAAGCTCTGCGAGAAACCTTAGCAGCTGATATTCCGTTAGCTGTTGATCATTTTAGATATTTTGCTGGTGTAATTCGTGCAGAAGAAGGATCAGCAAGCGAATTAGATTCCAACACAGTTTCAATAAACATTTTAGAACCTTTAGGTGTTGTTGGTCAAATTATTCCATGGAACTTCCCCATCTTAATGGCAACTTGGAAGATTGCTCCTGCCCTCGCTGCTGGAAATTGTATTGTGCTAAAACCTGCAGAACAAACTCCAGTCGGAATTATGATCCTGATGGAATTAATTGAAGGAATACTTCCTGAAGGTGTTCTTAATGTAGTGAATGGATTCGGAATTGAAGCCGGAAAACCATTGGCTTCTAGCACTAGGATTAAAAAAGTAGCTTTTACAGGTGAGACCACAACTGGTCAACTCATCATGCAGTATGCTTCTAAAAATATTACCCCTGTTACATTAGAACTTGGAGGAAAATCTCCCAATATCTTTTTTGAGAGTATCATGGAAGCGGATGATAATTTTTTTGACAAATGTATAGAAGGCGCTGTATTATTTGCTCTTAATCAAGGTGAAGTATGTACTTGTCCATCAAGAATATTAATACAAGAGAGTATTTACGAACGATTCATAGCGCGAATTATCGAGCGTACTGAAGCGATCCAACTAGGACACCCATTAGATCCTGAAACCATGATGGGAGCACAAGCATCAAACGATCAATATGAAAAAATACTTCACTATATAAATATTGGTAAAGATGAAGGATGCGAAGTATTGTCTGGTGGTAAAGCTGCTTATGTAGAAGGCCTAGAAAATGGATATTACATTGAGCCTACCTTATTGTTAGGAAATAACAAAATGCGTGTATTCCAGGAAGAAATATTTGGACCAGTTGCTTGTGTCACAACTTTTAAAGATGAAGCTGAAGCTATAGAAATAGCAAATGACACTTTGTATGGTTTAGGAGCAGGTGTTTGGACTCGCGATATGCATCAAGCTTATCAGATATCCAGAGCTGTGCAAGCTGGGCGTGTTTGGGTAAATTGTTACCATACATATCCAGCTCATGCCCCTTTCGGAGGCTACAAGAAATCTGGTATAGGTAGAGAAAATCATAAAATGATGCTTAACCATTACCGTCAGACTAAAAATATGCTTATTTCTTATGATAAAAAGCCTCTTGGATTTTTCTAA
- a CDS encoding DUF779 domain-containing protein, protein MISRVKITEAAKGIINTLRATHGELMFHQSGGCCDGSSPMCFEKGELMINETDVWLGTIHNCDFYMSADQFEYWKHTQLTIDVVKGRGSSFSLEIPLGVRFIIKSRIYSDEEINELSPTRVGEII, encoded by the coding sequence ATGATATCACGAGTTAAGATTACAGAAGCCGCCAAAGGAATTATAAACACCCTTAGAGCAACACATGGAGAATTGATGTTCCACCAAAGCGGAGGATGCTGTGATGGATCGTCTCCTATGTGCTTTGAAAAAGGCGAATTGATGATTAATGAAACAGATGTTTGGCTAGGAACAATCCATAACTGTGACTTTTATATGTCGGCGGATCAATTTGAATACTGGAAACATACGCAATTAACTATAGATGTAGTTAAAGGTCGTGGTTCTAGTTTTTCTTTAGAAATCCCCTTAGGAGTTAGATTCATCATTAAATCAAGAATATATAGTGATGAGGAAATCAATGAGTTGAGTCCTACTCGTGTAGGCGAAATAATATAA
- a CDS encoding matrixin family metalloprotease, which yields MKLLKILFVLSIFFSCTTEDDYVPFQIEQVFSDTLERVIKVDIIYVQPSTRSNQKSYNLDETHFIDNLNGSFFHRHGIGLEMGDVKTLINDELYDLRDNRGTESSTFLRETQDSYKEDRLSIYIIKRAHTVAIAGIGKDQRALITDEFLYETTAPHEIGHALGLFHYSEEGNIMSQIRPYLRKDFTLRQIDVMKSRIDEMKSN from the coding sequence ATGAAATTACTAAAAATATTATTTGTTCTATCGATTTTCTTTTCTTGTACAACTGAAGATGATTATGTTCCCTTTCAAATTGAGCAAGTATTTTCTGATACTTTAGAGAGAGTTATCAAAGTAGATATTATATATGTACAGCCATCTACAAGATCCAATCAGAAATCATATAATTTAGATGAAACTCATTTTATTGATAATCTGAATGGAAGTTTTTTTCACAGACATGGTATTGGGTTGGAAATGGGAGATGTAAAAACACTTATAAATGATGAGTTGTATGATTTAAGAGATAACAGAGGTACGGAGTCTAGTACTTTCTTACGCGAAACTCAGGATTCTTATAAAGAGGATAGACTTAGTATATATATAATTAAAAGAGCGCATACCGTTGCTATAGCAGGTATTGGTAAAGATCAACGTGCTCTTATTACGGATGAATTTTTATACGAAACCACTGCTCCTCATGAAATCGGACATGCGTTAGGGTTGTTTCATTATTCGGAAGAAGGAAATATTATGAGTCAGATTAGACCTTATCTAAGAAAAGATTTTACATTAAGACAAATTGATGTAATGAAGAGCCGTATAGATGAGATGAAATCTAACTAA
- the rlmF gene encoding 23S rRNA (adenine(1618)-N(6))-methyltransferase RlmF → MHKENIHNTPYNFDDLTTVNKELSSYVVTNSYGNKSIDFSDNQAVLELNKAILKHHYRLDDWDIPKGYLCPPIPGRADYIHHISDLLEEDGISSQIKGLDIGVGANCIYPILGSQIYNWKMVGVDIDIVSVTAAQANIDLTFSLKNNIEIRHQENNANIFEGVIKPNEYYHFSMCNPPFHSSEKEATKGTIRKLKNLSTIDTKATPLVLNFGGQANELWCNGGEALFIKRMIKQSINYKTQVGWFTSLVSKKDNLPKIFKQLHKLKAVHRVVEMSQGNKQSRFIVWKFPKE, encoded by the coding sequence TTGCACAAAGAAAACATTCATAATACTCCGTATAATTTTGATGATTTAACAACAGTTAATAAAGAATTATCGTCATATGTTGTAACAAACTCTTATGGAAATAAAAGTATTGACTTTTCCGACAATCAAGCTGTATTAGAACTTAATAAAGCTATCCTAAAGCATCATTATCGATTAGATGACTGGGATATTCCAAAAGGCTATTTATGTCCTCCTATCCCAGGAAGAGCTGATTATATCCATCATATTTCGGATCTATTAGAAGAAGATGGTATTAGCAGTCAAATAAAAGGGTTAGACATTGGTGTTGGTGCTAACTGTATTTATCCAATTTTGGGATCTCAAATATATAATTGGAAAATGGTCGGTGTAGATATCGATATCGTTTCGGTTACTGCTGCTCAGGCTAATATAGATCTGACGTTTAGTTTAAAAAACAACATTGAGATAAGACATCAAGAGAATAATGCGAACATTTTTGAAGGTGTTATTAAGCCTAATGAATATTATCATTTTTCTATGTGTAATCCTCCTTTTCATTCTTCAGAAAAAGAAGCCACTAAAGGTACAATACGTAAATTAAAAAATCTGTCTACAATTGACACAAAAGCCACACCTTTAGTATTAAATTTTGGTGGACAGGCTAATGAATTATGGTGTAACGGTGGTGAAGCTCTGTTTATCAAAAGAATGATCAAGCAAAGTATAAATTACAAAACTCAGGTAGGCTGGTTTACATCTTTAGTTTCTAAAAAAGATAATTTACCAAAAATTTTTAAACAACTTCATAAACTAAAAGCCGTTCATAGAGTTGTAGAGATGTCTCAAGGAAACAAACAAAGTCGATTTATAGTCTGGAAATTCCCAAAAGAATAA
- a CDS encoding DEAD/DEAH box helicase, whose protein sequence is MSDTTTGLQEKKTGKDLYSYQKGAINKIFKSFEDAREDYHLLYQLPTGGGKTVIFSEIVRQYLKHHNRKVLVMTHRIELCKQTSTMLTGFGVDNKVVDSKANLDDQDKYSCFVAMVETLNNRLNEDKLDISDIGLVIIDEAHYNSFTKLFKFFEKSFILGVTATPLSSNIKLPMKDNYDELIVGETIESLIENEFLARAEVFAYNMGLTSLEVGSNGDYTVKSSEDLYTNSNMLSQLLQAYEKHSKGKKTLIFNNGINTSLHVYDTFRSAGYPIAHLDNTATKKQRKQILQWFKETPDAILTSVSILTTGFDEPTVDTIILNRATKSLTLYYQMIGRGSRILKNKSTFNVIDLGNNYHRFGPWGADLDWQKIFNSPDYYMDKLLNDEDIENKFRHEMPEELRAEFANSEEVYFDIKETYKDSVRKGESSKVVLERSIAQHAKICIENSEDVYDAIALAKMLGDDIDHRIQSYAKCISRSTYNFLSWLKDDYRKKLNTYLRENFDAKFEEIHGRPPE, encoded by the coding sequence ATGTCGGATACCACTACAGGATTACAAGAAAAAAAAACGGGTAAGGATTTATATAGCTATCAAAAAGGAGCGATTAACAAAATTTTCAAAAGTTTTGAAGATGCTCGTGAAGATTATCATTTGTTATATCAATTGCCAACCGGTGGAGGGAAAACAGTTATTTTCTCAGAGATTGTAAGACAGTATCTTAAGCATCACAACAGAAAAGTGTTAGTGATGACGCATCGTATAGAGTTGTGTAAACAGACATCTACTATGCTTACTGGATTTGGAGTTGATAATAAAGTAGTAGATAGCAAAGCTAATTTAGATGATCAGGATAAATATAGCTGTTTTGTAGCGATGGTAGAAACTCTAAATAATCGACTGAATGAAGATAAATTAGATATTTCTGATATCGGCTTAGTGATTATTGATGAGGCTCATTATAACTCTTTTACTAAACTATTTAAATTTTTCGAAAAGTCTTTTATTTTAGGAGTTACGGCTACACCATTAAGCTCTAATATAAAATTACCAATGAAAGACAATTATGATGAATTAATTGTTGGTGAAACGATAGAGTCTTTAATTGAAAATGAGTTTTTAGCTCGTGCAGAAGTATTTGCATATAATATGGGATTAACATCTCTAGAAGTTGGTTCAAATGGAGATTATACAGTAAAATCTTCAGAAGATTTATATACCAATAGCAATATGCTTAGTCAGCTATTGCAAGCTTATGAAAAACATTCTAAAGGTAAGAAGACATTAATATTTAATAACGGTATTAATACTTCATTACACGTATATGATACTTTTAGATCTGCAGGATATCCAATTGCGCATCTAGACAATACGGCAACCAAAAAACAGAGGAAACAGATTCTTCAATGGTTTAAAGAAACCCCTGATGCTATTTTGACTTCTGTAAGTATTTTGACCACAGGATTTGATGAGCCGACAGTGGATACTATTATTCTGAATCGTGCAACAAAATCATTGACTTTGTATTATCAGATGATCGGTCGTGGGTCCCGAATACTGAAGAACAAATCTACATTTAACGTTATTGACCTAGGAAATAACTATCATCGCTTTGGGCCTTGGGGAGCAGATTTAGATTGGCAGAAAATATTCAATTCTCCGGATTATTATATGGACAAGCTCCTGAATGATGAGGATATTGAAAATAAATTCAGGCATGAAATGCCAGAAGAATTAAGAGCAGAATTTGCTAATTCTGAGGAAGTGTACTTTGATATCAAAGAGACCTATAAAGATTCTGTTAGAAAAGGGGAGTCTTCTAAAGTTGTTTTAGAACGATCAATAGCGCAGCACGCAAAGATTTGTATAGAAAACAGTGAAGATGTTTATGATGCTATAGCTTTAGCTAAGATGCTAGGAGATGATATTGATCATAGGATACAGAGTTATGCTAAATGTATAAGTAGAAGTACCTATAATTTTTTATCATGGTTAAAGGATGATTACAGAAAAAAACTGAATACTTATTTAAGAGAAAATTTTGATGCTAAATTCGAAGAAATTCATGGTAGGCCACCTGAATAA
- a CDS encoding FKBP-type peptidyl-prolyl cis-trans isomerase, whose amino-acid sequence MKTNVRIQLNKLNINIVKIYVSLFSLMAFSGCSNKTDFTSTASGLQYKIVKSGSGQAVVKGQEVLIHETTKYTNDFIVYTSRDRAEPLKILVGGNQVIDGVDEGLLGMQKGEIRKLIVPPSLSKRMGDMTFPHPDSTLLYDIELIDIVKKKTISEVKRGNALKIDTEKSILKWEGFNKLHTAGHYGTIAFNSGAFYKKEDKLIGGEFIIDMNTIINTDGEYSQSLIDHLKNEDFFETNIYPTSSLIITSIKYTDDSNLSLVADLKIKDVQQPIEFDAHISYVEKKMIFESKFIIDRT is encoded by the coding sequence ATGAAAACTAATGTAAGAATTCAACTTAATAAATTGAATATCAATATTGTTAAAATATATGTAAGCTTGTTTTCGCTTATGGCATTTTCAGGGTGTTCAAATAAAACTGACTTTACTAGTACAGCGTCAGGGCTTCAATATAAAATAGTAAAATCTGGTTCAGGCCAAGCAGTTGTTAAAGGTCAAGAGGTTCTTATTCATGAGACCACAAAATACACTAATGACTTTATAGTATATACTTCTAGAGATAGAGCTGAACCACTCAAAATACTCGTCGGGGGTAATCAAGTTATAGATGGTGTTGATGAGGGATTGCTAGGAATGCAAAAAGGAGAGATTAGAAAACTGATAGTTCCGCCTTCACTAAGTAAAAGAATGGGAGATATGACATTCCCACATCCAGATTCTACACTACTATACGATATAGAGCTAATAGATATCGTAAAAAAGAAAACAATTTCTGAAGTAAAAAGAGGTAATGCTTTAAAAATTGATACCGAAAAAAGCATTCTTAAATGGGAAGGGTTCAATAAACTTCATACAGCTGGACATTATGGAACTATTGCTTTTAATAGTGGAGCATTTTATAAAAAGGAAGATAAACTTATTGGAGGTGAATTCATAATAGACATGAATACTATTATAAATACAGATGGTGAATACAGTCAGTCTTTAATTGATCATTTAAAAAATGAAGATTTTTTTGAAACGAATATATACCCAACATCATCACTTATAATAACAAGTATAAAATATACTGATGATTCTAATCTATCTTTAGTAGCTGACCTAAAGATTAAAGATGTGCAACAGCCTATAGAATTTGATGCTCATATATCTTATGTTGAGAAAAAAATGATTTTTGAATCAAAGTTCATAATAGACAGAACATGA